In Deefgea piscis, the DNA window TGAGTTCTGATTTTTAAATCATCACGCCACACCAGTCAATTGCATCGCCACGGTTCAGCGGCGAAAGATAAATTCAATGGCATATTGCTAATGAGAATGCTTCTTGATAACATACGAGAATGATTCTCGATAACAAATACTCTTTATGTTTGGTGGTGTTGGCCCATGCCGGTTTATTGCATGGGGTGATGAGTACGCCAAGTGCTAGCCGTTTACCCGAGCCGATGCTGCTGCAAGCGATGCCGCTCAGTCAGGGCGAACCCGCGCCAGAACTTAGCAAAGCCGCCGCGCCCGTAGCCAAGCCCAAAGTCAAGCCAGTTACGGCGGCCAAGACGCCTGTGAAAACGGCGGCAAACCCCGTCATCGCCAAAGCCAAGCCAAGTCGCGTTGCGCCTACGCCGGAGCGCACATCGACGATGATGGTAGCCGCGGCAGAGAAAACTACGCCCGCCACTGAAAGCCAAACAGCTGACGCGGTGTCGCAAAGTCGTCCTGCTGCGCAATCGAGTGCTGGGGCGCATGGGCAAAGTGCGGAAGTGGTCGATAGCGTGACTGAGCCGAGCTTTCATGCCAATTATTTAAACAATCCCAAACCACCGTATCCACCACAGTCTTTAGCTCTGGGTGAAAAAGGCGTGGTGATGCTTCGAGTACAAGTGAGCGCCGCAGGCAGTGCCGAAACGGTGAGTTTGCAGCAAAGCAGTGGTTATCCGCGCCTAGATCGGGTGGCGCAGATTACGGTAACGCAATGGCGTTTTGTTCCGGCCAAGCGCGGCCAAGATGCGGTGGCGGGCACGGTGATTGTGCCGGTGCATTTTTCTATTAAAAAGTCTTGAGGTTGATGATGGATTTATCTTTGGTTTTGCATTCGGGTGATCCGATTTTGCAGTCGGTATTTGGTTTGTTGGTGTTGATGTCGATTGTCAGTTGGGTGGTGATTGTGGCGCGCTCACGTTTGCTGTGGGTGATGAAGCGCCATCAGCAGCGCTTTATGAGTCAATTTTGGGAGGCCAGCGATTGGCAAGTTGCGCTTAATTTGGCCGCAAAAAATCAATCGCCCGCCGCCAAATTAGCCACAACGGGTGCCGCTGGTTTGCAGCATTACCGTGCGCACGAAGGCCGTGGTTTGGCTAAAGCGGTGTCGCTGGATGATTATTTAGTGCGGCAATTGCGTACCGGTTTAAGCCAAGAAACCGCCAAGATGGAGCGCGGCCTAACTTGGCTGGCAACGACCGGTTCGGTGGCGCCTTTTATTGGTTTGTTTGGCACCGTGTGGGGGATTTATAACGCCTTGGTCGGCATTGCTGCCAGCGGCAATGCCTCACTCGCCACGGTGGCCGGGCCCATTGGTGAAGCGTTGGTGGCAACAGCCGCCGGTTTGGCGGTCGCGATTCCGGCAGTGGTGGCGTACAACGCGTTTATTCGTGCCAATCGCCGCTTTGGGCAAGAGCTCGATGGTTTTACCCATGATTTGCACGCGCAATTATTAAGCGAAGCACCCTGATGCTAGGCTTGCGGTTGAAAATCAAGTGCTGGCTTGGGCTAGCGCTGGCAATGAATGAATGAAGGAGTTTGATAATGGGTTTTGGTAGTTTTGGGCAGCAAGATGCCGCGCCAATGGCAGAAATCAATACCACGCCACTGGTGGATGTGATGCTGGTGCTGTTGGTGGTGTTTATTGTGACGGCACCGGTGATGACGCATGCCGTCAAAGTGGAATTGCCAAAGGCGACGGCCAGTGTGCAGCAGGTGGTCAAAACGCCGCTGCGTTTAACGCTCAAAGCCGACGGTAGTTTGCTCGATGAGCAAACCGTACTGAATGCCGCGCAGTTGGACGCTAAATTGGCCGCCGTTTTTAAAGCCGATCCGCAGACTGAGGTGCATTTATACGCCGATAAAACCGTGCAGTACGAACGCATCGCGCAAACCATGGCGGCCGCGCAGCGCGCCGGTTTAAACAAAATTGGATTAATGACCAATGGGCAAGGAGGCTGATTTGTCCTGTTAACTGAAGTGATTGAGTAAAGGCCCGTTGTCACCCCCTGCTAGGCACTGAATGCGCTTAGGGGAGGGCTGACATCGACGTTTACACCAACAACTTACCCTCGTTTTGGCGGTTAACCCCGCCTTTTTTTTGTTCAAAAATTGATTAATAGAGAAACTCATGCGAGATAAATCAGGTATTCGGCACTTTGCCAAATTCCCCGCAGCAGCAGCGTTGTTCAGCGCCGTTGCCGGCGGCGTTCATGCCAATGAGGCGGTATTAGCGCCGGTTGAAGTGAGTGCTGAAGCCAATCAAAATGGCACTTCTAATACGTATAACGCGCCAACCGTGAGTGTGGGCCGTATGCAGCAAGATACCCTTGATGTGCCGCAATCGGTGACCACCATTACCCAAGAATTAATGCACGATCAAGACGCCAACACGGTCAAAGAAGCGCTGCGTAATGCCGTTGGCGTGACTTTTAATGCTGCTGAAGGCGGCGCCAGTGGCGATGGCATTCGTATTCGTGGTTTTGGCGCTTCCAATGATTTGTATCTCGATAGTTTCCGCGATGCGGCGCAATACAATCGCGACACCTTTTTTATTGATTCGGTCGAAGTATTACGCGGCCCTGCGTCGATGTTGTTTGGCCGTGGTTCAACCGGTGGCGTGGTGAATCAAGTGAGTAAAAAAGCCTTTAAAGGCGATTTAAACCAAGTGACCACCACTTTGGGAACCGATGCGTATTACCGCGCCGAAGGCGACTTTAATAAAGCCATTAACGACAACACCGCCATTCGCTTGAATGTAATGGGGCAAAAAGCCGATAGTTTCCGCGATGGCGCCGAGATGAATCGTTGGGGCGTGGCGCCGACGGTGACCTTTGGTATTGGCGAGCCGACTCAGTTGAGCGTGATGTATTTGCATTACGAAGAAAATAATGTGCCCGATTATGGCGTGCCGTATTACCGTAAAAGTGCGTCGATTCATGGTACCGATCAGCCGATTGGCAACGTCGATCAATTTTATGGCTTACGCGACTTTGATTCGGAAGACACCGTGGCCGATATGCTGAGTTTGAATTTTCAGCATCAAATTACCCCTAATTTATTGCTCAAAAACGGCACGCGTTTGGGTAAATATCAGCTTGATTTACGCGCCAGCGCACCGGGCTTGCAATTTGCCAGCCCTTCTGACGCTTTAAGCGACAGCACCAAGGTCACTCGTGGCCGTAAATTGCGGATGCGCGATCAAGAAATTATCTCCAATCAAACCGATGTGTTGTGGGATGTCGAAACCGGCACCATCCGCCACAGTATTTTGGCGGGGATGGAATTAACGCGCGAAAAACTCACCAGCACTGGCCGCATGCAGTTAGATCTCACCGGCACGGCTAAACCCAATGATGCTGGTTTAAGACCATGCATTATGCCGTCGACCACCGTGGGCAATCCAAACTTAGGCGGCGCGCCCAATTGCAGCGCACCAGTTAATACCGTTGCCGCGCATTCAACGGCCGATACGGTGGCGTTTTACTTGCAAGACATGATTGATTTAAACCCGCATTGGAAAGTGTTACTTGGCGCACGTTATGATCATTTCAAAGCTGAAACCACCAATGAATCCTTCACCAAGCTGCCTGCTGCGATCAATACCGGTCGTACTGATAATGTATGGAGCTGGCGCACTGGCTTGATTTATCAGCCGACTGCGGTGCAATCGTATTATGTGTCGTACGGTACGTCGTTTAATCCATCGGCTGAAGCGTATTCAACCGATCCAAAGAGCGCGCTGACCGATCCAGAAAAAAACGCCAACTACGAAATCGGCGCCAAGTTTAATTTGTATGACGGTCGTTTGGCCTTGCGTACGGCGATTTTCCGTACCGAGAAAACCAATGAACGCCAAACCGATATTGAGCCCGGTGTGGTGAAACCGTATTTGCTGTCGGGTCGCCGTTATACCGACGGGATTGAGCTCGAAGCCGCTGGGCAGTTGAGCGCCGATTGGCAAATCTTTGCTGGGGTGGCGTTGATGGATCCGGTGGTTGCCGAGATTGCTAATCCACAACGTAAATATCAAGAAGGCAATCTGCCGGACAATGCGCCGCGCTATACCGCCAATTTGTGGACCACGTATCAAATCGACGGCAATTGGAAAGTCGGTGGCGGCTTTAACGCCATGGGCAAGCGCTACACCAATTTGGACAATATCGTGAACCTGCCAGGCTATGTGCGTTGGGATGCGATGGCCGAATGGAATCACCGTGATGTTAGCGTGCAGCTCAATGTGTACAACTTATTTGATACCGACCATTACGAAGGTTTGTATCAAGGCTTCACTTTACCGGGCACTCAGCGTTCTGCTCGTTTAAGCGCCAGCTATAAGTTTAATTAAGTCGTCACACCACGGCAGCAAAGTCCACATCAGTCCAAATCATGGATGCAGGGCTTTGCTGTTGCTGGTTTTTGTTATTGCTTTTGGTTTGTTCGGATAACGTGTTGATGGTGTGCCTGCGGCACCGATGTTTGCAGTCGCAGTCCGCGACGGGGACTCACTTTCTTTGCGTCGCCAAAGAAAGTAAGCAAAGAAAGGCGACCCGAGCGCGCATCGGTCCCCGATGCCCTCGATTGTCGTGAGCCAAACGATAAAACGGTTTGTCTCTCTCCTCACTCGGTGCGCTTGGACGGGGTTTAAAGCCCAGACCAACGAGCGTGGCACAGCATTAACACTCAATTCGAATATTTTTATTTTGGGTATAGCCATGAAGTCATTAATTATTATGACTTAGCTGGATATACCTTTGATGAATATTGCAAAGTTCGCCGAATTTTGTTGCGCTTCGCTTTATGTTTGAATTTGGAGTTTTGTATGTTGTTACACATCCCCGCAGTACTTGATTTGGCGACCGTTAAAGCCTGCCGCGAGCGCTTGGATCAAGCCGATTGGTTGGATGGGCGAATTACCGCTGGCAGTCAGTCGGCCAAAGTCAAAAACAATCAGCAATTGGCCAACGATGAAGCCAATGCCGTGGCCGTGCGGGCGGTGATTTTGGC includes these proteins:
- a CDS encoding energy transducer TonB encodes the protein MILDNKYSLCLVVLAHAGLLHGVMSTPSASRLPEPMLLQAMPLSQGEPAPELSKAAAPVAKPKVKPVTAAKTPVKTAANPVIAKAKPSRVAPTPERTSTMMVAAAEKTTPATESQTADAVSQSRPAAQSSAGAHGQSAEVVDSVTEPSFHANYLNNPKPPYPPQSLALGEKGVVMLRVQVSAAGSAETVSLQQSSGYPRLDRVAQITVTQWRFVPAKRGQDAVAGTVIVPVHFSIKKS
- a CDS encoding MotA/TolQ/ExbB proton channel family protein, producing the protein MMDLSLVLHSGDPILQSVFGLLVLMSIVSWVVIVARSRLLWVMKRHQQRFMSQFWEASDWQVALNLAAKNQSPAAKLATTGAAGLQHYRAHEGRGLAKAVSLDDYLVRQLRTGLSQETAKMERGLTWLATTGSVAPFIGLFGTVWGIYNALVGIAASGNASLATVAGPIGEALVATAAGLAVAIPAVVAYNAFIRANRRFGQELDGFTHDLHAQLLSEAP
- a CDS encoding TonB-dependent receptor, whose product is MRDKSGIRHFAKFPAAAALFSAVAGGVHANEAVLAPVEVSAEANQNGTSNTYNAPTVSVGRMQQDTLDVPQSVTTITQELMHDQDANTVKEALRNAVGVTFNAAEGGASGDGIRIRGFGASNDLYLDSFRDAAQYNRDTFFIDSVEVLRGPASMLFGRGSTGGVVNQVSKKAFKGDLNQVTTTLGTDAYYRAEGDFNKAINDNTAIRLNVMGQKADSFRDGAEMNRWGVAPTVTFGIGEPTQLSVMYLHYEENNVPDYGVPYYRKSASIHGTDQPIGNVDQFYGLRDFDSEDTVADMLSLNFQHQITPNLLLKNGTRLGKYQLDLRASAPGLQFASPSDALSDSTKVTRGRKLRMRDQEIISNQTDVLWDVETGTIRHSILAGMELTREKLTSTGRMQLDLTGTAKPNDAGLRPCIMPSTTVGNPNLGGAPNCSAPVNTVAAHSTADTVAFYLQDMIDLNPHWKVLLGARYDHFKAETTNESFTKLPAAINTGRTDNVWSWRTGLIYQPTAVQSYYVSYGTSFNPSAEAYSTDPKSALTDPEKNANYEIGAKFNLYDGRLALRTAIFRTEKTNERQTDIEPGVVKPYLLSGRRYTDGIELEAAGQLSADWQIFAGVALMDPVVAEIANPQRKYQEGNLPDNAPRYTANLWTTYQIDGNWKVGGGFNAMGKRYTNLDNIVNLPGYVRWDAMAEWNHRDVSVQLNVYNLFDTDHYEGLYQGFTLPGTQRSARLSASYKFN
- a CDS encoding ExbD/TolR family protein translates to MGFGSFGQQDAAPMAEINTTPLVDVMLVLLVVFIVTAPVMTHAVKVELPKATASVQQVVKTPLRLTLKADGSLLDEQTVLNAAQLDAKLAAVFKADPQTEVHLYADKTVQYERIAQTMAAAQRAGLNKIGLMTNGQGG